From a region of the bacterium genome:
- a CDS encoding tRNA threonylcarbamoyladenosine dehydratase — protein MTTNPLFQRLQLVTGTPALDHLGASSAAVFGIGGVGSWTAEALVRSGVGAITLVDNDVICITNVNRQLQATTKNVGKPKVEELAARLRLLNPRCEVTPVMRACEPATVDTFHVGQYTYVLDCIDSITCKVALIRAAYAAGCTLFSAMGAAAKLDPTQVRVTSIWESTGCPLAKWIRRRLRESGFQGDFPVVWSPEFIEPVEATSVACGTHTCYCPKFVPADEAEHRDWCSEKKVINGTAVHMTAIFGMMLAGLVVQDAVVRSASAGRTAATGAANGGSSAQERAGPAPATGSAFPLADER, from the coding sequence ATGACGACCAATCCCCTCTTCCAGCGGCTCCAGCTGGTCACCGGCACGCCGGCCCTCGATCACCTCGGGGCGTCCAGCGCGGCGGTCTTCGGCATCGGGGGTGTCGGCTCCTGGACGGCCGAGGCCCTGGTGCGTTCCGGCGTCGGCGCGATCACCCTGGTCGACAACGACGTGATCTGTATCACCAACGTCAACAGGCAGTTGCAGGCGACGACGAAGAATGTGGGCAAACCCAAGGTGGAGGAGCTGGCGGCCCGCCTGCGCCTGCTGAACCCGCGCTGCGAGGTCACGCCGGTCATGCGCGCCTGCGAGCCGGCCACCGTCGACACGTTCCATGTCGGGCAATACACCTACGTGCTGGATTGCATCGATTCGATCACCTGCAAGGTCGCGCTGATCCGGGCGGCGTACGCCGCCGGCTGCACGCTGTTCTCGGCGATGGGGGCGGCGGCCAAGCTCGACCCCACGCAGGTGCGGGTGACCTCGATCTGGGAATCGACCGGCTGCCCGCTGGCCAAGTGGATCCGCCGTCGCCTGCGCGAGTCGGGATTCCAGGGCGACTTTCCGGTGGTCTGGTCGCCGGAGTTCATCGAGCCGGTCGAGGCCACCAGCGTGGCCTGCGGCACGCACACCTGCTACTGCCCGAAGTTCGTGCCGGCCGATGAAGCCGAGCACCGCGACTGGTGCTCCGAGAAAAAGGTCATCAACGGCACGGCGGTGCACATGACGGCCATCTTCGGGATGATGCTGGCGGGGCTGGTGGTGCAGGATGCGGTGGTCAGGAGCGCGTCAGCCGGGCGCACGGCGGCCACCGGCGCCGCGAACGGCGGCTCGTCCGCTCAGGAACGTGCCGGCCCTGCACCCGCCACCGGTTCGGCCTTCCCGCTCGCCGACGAGCGGTAG
- a CDS encoding Gfo/Idh/MocA family oxidoreductase, with protein sequence MAMEFRIGIIGAGAHGERYVRHGLKDVPGLTVTALCRRDPQAGRDLASRYGVRYLPEAAALVADTAVDGVVVCTPPSSHHDLAAAVLAAGKPLLLEKPMTGTLAEAERLATLDAGATHPLFLGQSLRWNPVIAKARELWPQLGRVHLVRLAQRLAPTALDWQRDPGQTVGGSVLLTGVHLFDLARFLSGREFVAVQARHKQVLNPVVEDLFLARGELDDGCWVSLEVSKYTQSRAAWLEVVGQDGQLWADYLEGGLVLRRGRSEERFDVPATVPTLPLVLQDWLRCVRAGTPPAVGVRDGLATLRMVDACYRSSASGKAEPVAGAGPARS encoded by the coding sequence ATGGCCATGGAGTTCAGGATCGGGATCATCGGCGCGGGCGCCCACGGCGAGCGCTATGTACGGCACGGGCTGAAGGATGTGCCGGGGCTGACGGTGACGGCCCTGTGCCGGCGCGACCCGCAGGCCGGCCGGGACCTGGCGAGCCGCTACGGCGTCCGTTACCTGCCGGAGGCGGCAGCGCTGGTCGCGGATACGGCCGTTGACGGCGTCGTTGTCTGCACGCCGCCGTCATCGCACCACGACCTGGCCGCCGCCGTGCTGGCGGCCGGCAAGCCGCTGCTGCTGGAAAAGCCGATGACCGGGACGCTCGCCGAGGCTGAGCGGCTGGCAACGCTCGACGCCGGTGCCACCCACCCGTTGTTCCTGGGCCAGTCCCTGCGCTGGAACCCCGTGATCGCCAAGGCCCGCGAGTTGTGGCCGCAGCTGGGGCGCGTCCACCTGGTACGCCTGGCCCAGCGGCTGGCCCCCACCGCGCTGGACTGGCAGCGCGACCCGGGGCAGACGGTCGGCGGCTCGGTGCTGCTGACCGGCGTGCACCTGTTCGACCTGGCGCGGTTCCTCAGCGGCCGCGAGTTCGTCGCGGTGCAGGCACGGCACAAACAGGTGTTGAACCCGGTGGTCGAGGATCTGTTCCTGGCGCGCGGCGAACTGGACGACGGCTGCTGGGTCTCGCTCGAGGTGAGCAAGTACACGCAGTCGCGCGCGGCCTGGCTCGAGGTGGTCGGGCAGGACGGCCAGTTGTGGGCCGACTACCTGGAAGGCGGGCTGGTGCTGCGCCGCGGGCGCAGCGAGGAACGGTTCGACGTGCCGGCCACCGTGCCGACGTTGCCGCTGGTGCTGCAGGACTGGCTGCGCTGCGTGCGGGCAGGTACGCCGCCGGCGGTCGGCGTCCGCGACGGGCTGGCCACGCTGCGCATGGTCGACGCGTGCTACCGCTCGTCGGCGAGCGGGAAGGCCGAACCGGTGGCGGGTGCAGGGCCGGCACGTTCCTGA